A genomic window from Flavobacterium johnsoniae includes:
- a CDS encoding succinate dehydrogenase/fumarate reductase iron-sulfur subunit, which translates to MKLTLKIWRQKNAQDKGGIVEYPIDGIEPDMSFLEMLDVLNEGLINKGEEPVAFDHDCREGICGMCSLFINGEAHGPDRGVTTCQLHMRMFKDGDTIFIEPFRAKAFPVIKDLVVDRSSFDRIQHAGGFISVNTSGNTIDANTIPINKDDADKSFDAAACIGCGACVATCKNSSAMLFVSAKVSQYALLPQGKVEAVDRVLNMVHQMDLEGFGNCTNTGACEIECPKGISLENIARMNREYLAASLKG; encoded by the coding sequence ATGAAACTTACATTAAAAATATGGCGTCAAAAAAACGCTCAAGATAAAGGAGGGATTGTAGAATATCCTATCGATGGAATCGAACCAGATATGTCTTTCCTTGAAATGTTAGATGTTCTTAACGAAGGACTAATCAACAAAGGAGAAGAGCCAGTAGCATTCGATCACGATTGTCGTGAAGGAATCTGCGGAATGTGTTCTTTATTCATCAACGGTGAAGCGCACGGACCAGACAGAGGTGTTACAACTTGTCAGTTACACATGCGTATGTTTAAAGATGGTGATACAATTTTTATCGAGCCATTTAGAGCAAAAGCTTTCCCAGTAATTAAAGATTTAGTTGTTGATAGAAGTTCTTTTGACAGAATTCAACATGCAGGAGGATTTATCTCTGTAAATACTTCAGGAAATACAATCGATGCGAATACTATTCCAATCAACAAAGACGATGCAGATAAATCATTCGATGCAGCTGCTTGTATTGGTTGTGGAGCTTGTGTTGCAACTTGTAAAAACTCTTCAGCAATGTTATTTGTTTCTGCAAAAGTTTCTCAATATGCATTATTGCCACAAGGTAAAGTTGAGGCTGTTGATCGTGTATTAAACATGGTTCACCAAATGGATTTAGAAGGTTTCGGAAACTGTACAAATACAGGAGCTTGTGAAATCGAATGTCCAAAAGGAATTTCACTTGAAAATATCGCACGTATGAACCGCGAATATTTAGCGGCAAGTTTAAAAGGTTAA
- a CDS encoding fumarate reductase/succinate dehydrogenase flavoprotein subunit translates to MALDSKIPNGPIADKWTNYKDHINLVNPANKRNLDIIVVGTGLAGGSAAATLAELGYNVKAFCFQDSPRRAHSIAAQGGINAAKNYKGDGDSVYRLFYDTVKGGDYRAREANVHRLAEVSANIIDQCVAQGVPLAREYGGLLDNRSFGGTLVSRTFYAQGQTGQQLLLGAYSAMNRQIGRGKIKMYNRHEMLDIVIVNGKARGIIARDLITGKIERHSAHAVVIGSGGYGNVFFLSTNAMGSNATAAWKIHKKGAFFANPCYTQIHPTCIPVSGDHQSKLTLMSESLRNDGRIWVPAKLEDAQAIREGRKKAIDLSEEERDYFLERRYPAFGNLVPRDVASRAAKERCDAGFGVNKTGEAVYLDFAAAIERYGKEAAHVKGLNENDKALVTKLGTDIVKSKYGNLFQMYLKIVDEDPYVTPMMIYPAVHYTMGGTWVDYNLMTTIPGCFSIGESNFSDHGANRLGASALMQGLADGYFVLPYTIGDYLAPDIKMGTISTDLPEFVEAEKAVVDQINKFINNNGKHSVDYFHKKLGKIMWNKVGMARNAKGLTEAIEEIAALREEFYKDVKVPGSAYEFNQELEKATRVADFLELGELFAKDALHRNESCGGHFREEYQTEEGEALRDDDNFAYVAAWEYKGKPSDAVLHKEPLNYENIKLVQRSYK, encoded by the coding sequence ATGGCATTAGATTCAAAAATTCCAAATGGTCCTATAGCGGACAAATGGACAAATTATAAAGATCATATTAATTTAGTAAACCCTGCTAACAAACGTAATTTAGATATTATAGTTGTTGGTACAGGTTTGGCTGGAGGTTCAGCAGCAGCTACTTTGGCTGAATTAGGATATAACGTAAAAGCATTCTGCTTTCAAGATTCTCCACGTCGTGCGCACTCTATTGCAGCACAAGGGGGTATCAACGCAGCAAAAAATTATAAAGGTGATGGTGACTCAGTTTACAGATTGTTCTACGATACTGTAAAAGGAGGTGACTATCGTGCACGTGAGGCAAACGTTCACCGTTTGGCTGAGGTTTCTGCAAATATTATTGACCAATGTGTGGCTCAAGGGGTGCCATTGGCTCGTGAATATGGAGGACTTTTGGATAACCGTTCTTTTGGAGGAACTTTGGTTTCTCGTACATTTTACGCACAAGGACAAACTGGACAGCAATTATTGTTAGGAGCTTATTCTGCAATGAACCGTCAGATTGGTCGTGGAAAAATCAAAATGTACAACCGTCACGAAATGCTTGACATTGTAATCGTGAACGGAAAAGCGAGAGGTATTATCGCTCGTGACTTAATCACAGGAAAAATAGAAAGACATTCTGCTCACGCAGTAGTAATTGGTTCTGGAGGATACGGAAACGTATTTTTCCTTTCAACAAATGCTATGGGAAGTAACGCAACAGCAGCTTGGAAAATTCATAAAAAAGGAGCGTTTTTCGCAAATCCTTGTTATACGCAAATTCACCCAACATGTATTCCGGTTTCAGGAGATCACCAGTCTAAATTGACTTTGATGTCTGAATCTTTACGTAATGATGGTCGTATTTGGGTTCCTGCAAAATTAGAAGATGCTCAAGCAATTCGTGAAGGAAGAAAAAAAGCAATTGATTTATCTGAAGAAGAAAGAGATTATTTCTTAGAAAGAAGATATCCTGCTTTTGGTAACTTAGTTCCTCGTGACGTTGCGTCTCGTGCGGCAAAAGAAAGATGTGATGCTGGTTTTGGTGTTAACAAAACTGGAGAAGCAGTTTATCTTGATTTTGCAGCGGCTATCGAACGTTACGGAAAAGAAGCTGCTCACGTAAAAGGATTGAATGAAAATGATAAAGCTTTAGTTACTAAATTAGGAACTGATATCGTGAAAAGTAAATACGGAAACTTATTCCAAATGTACTTGAAGATTGTTGACGAAGATCCTTATGTAACGCCAATGATGATTTACCCAGCGGTTCACTACACAATGGGAGGAACTTGGGTTGATTATAACTTAATGACTACAATTCCTGGATGTTTCTCAATTGGAGAATCTAACTTCTCTGATCACGGAGCAAACAGACTTGGAGCTTCTGCTTTGATGCAAGGTTTAGCTGACGGATATTTCGTATTGCCATATACTATCGGAGATTATTTAGCTCCAGATATTAAAATGGGAACAATTTCTACAGACTTGCCAGAATTCGTTGAAGCTGAAAAAGCGGTTGTAGATCAAATCAATAAATTTATCAATAACAACGGTAAACATTCTGTAGATTATTTCCACAAAAAACTTGGAAAAATCATGTGGAATAAAGTTGGAATGGCTCGTAACGCTAAAGGTTTAACTGAGGCTATCGAAGAAATTGCTGCTTTACGTGAAGAGTTTTATAAAGATGTGAAAGTTCCTGGAAGCGCTTACGAATTTAATCAGGAATTAGAAAAAGCGACTCGTGTTGCCGATTTCTTAGAATTAGGAGAATTGTTCGCTAAAGATGCTTTACACCGTAATGAATCTTGTGGAGGTCACTTCCGTGAGGAATACCAAACAGAAGAAGGAGAAGCACTTCGTGATGATGATAACTTTGCATACGTTGCAGCTTGGGAATACAAAGGAAAACCAAGTGATGCAGTATTACACAAAGAACCTCTTAATTACGAAAACATTAAATTAGTTCAAAGAAGCTATAAATAG
- a CDS encoding succinate dehydrogenase cytochrome b subunit, whose translation MAQSAQLNASILKKVAMALSGIFLITFLALHVSLNFISILSEDVFNEASHFMGYNPLIQYVMQPVLAFGVIFHFVMGFVLTAQNSAARPIAYAKYNGAANASWSSRNMIISGLVILAFLGLHFYDFWFPEVSYKYIAGTAPDATRYYGELVHKFHDPIRTALYCVSFILLGFHLWHGFASSLQSVGMHNKYSRFLAKVGYGFAVVVPALFVIIALFHHFNN comes from the coding sequence ATGGCACAATCTGCACAGTTGAATGCTTCCATCTTAAAGAAAGTGGCTATGGCTCTTTCGGGAATATTCTTAATCACGTTTTTAGCGCTGCATGTTTCCTTAAATTTTATTTCTATTCTTAGTGAAGACGTTTTCAATGAAGCTTCTCACTTTATGGGATACAATCCGCTGATTCAGTATGTAATGCAGCCAGTTTTGGCATTTGGAGTAATTTTCCATTTCGTAATGGGATTTGTACTTACAGCACAAAACAGCGCGGCAAGACCAATTGCTTACGCTAAATACAACGGAGCTGCAAACGCTTCTTGGAGTTCTAGAAATATGATTATTTCTGGATTGGTTATTTTAGCTTTCTTAGGATTGCACTTTTATGATTTCTGGTTTCCTGAAGTTAGCTACAAATATATAGCTGGTACAGCGCCAGATGCTACAAGATATTATGGTGAGTTAGTTCACAAATTTCACGACCCAATCCGTACAGCTTTATACTGTGTGTCTTTCATTCTTTTAGGGTTTCACTTATGGCACGGGTTCGCATCTTCTCTTCAATCTGTAGGGATGCACAACAAATACTCTAGATTTTTAGCAAAAGTAGGTTACGGATTTGCAGTTGTAGTTCCAGCTCTTTTCGTAATAATCGCTTTATTTCATCATTTCAATAATTAA
- a CDS encoding hydroxymethylglutaryl-CoA synthase family protein → MKTGIDAISFDVANIHLPIKTLAVARNIEPEKLEKGLGLLKMTFPDVHQDAVVFGANALTKLITDNKIDLKEISRIYVGTESGIDSSKPIASYLISLMEQKFGEDSLAECDVVDFTFACIGGVDAMQNCLDFVKLNPNKKAIVVTSDFAKYDLNSGGEYTQGAGAVAMLITANPKIIAFDDNWATSTKGVFDFFKPYRTISKEEITQNSNNDSWFDNLEAEIEIHKDQPVFDGQYSNQCYMDRTRNAYFSFKKLKNTTETLYNTWHSIVMHLPYSFQGRRMLSEIYALDSAEKIIADDIAPADYQTKIKEVAKSEDYRSFVTEKLQPAELASSLIGNLYTGSIFMGLLSTLAHFYDTNKEVAGTKFGFLAYGSGSKSKVFEGMIQPEWKSALENVKLFENLAESVEIDFNTYESLHKKEQKQSVRTPKNEWVLDRIEKEIPVLIGARYYKWVE, encoded by the coding sequence ATGAAAACAGGAATTGATGCTATTTCTTTTGACGTAGCAAACATACATTTACCCATAAAAACTTTGGCGGTTGCCAGAAATATTGAACCAGAAAAATTAGAAAAAGGTCTTGGCTTACTAAAAATGACTTTTCCAGACGTTCATCAAGACGCTGTTGTTTTTGGAGCAAATGCTTTAACCAAACTTATTACTGACAATAAAATTGACTTAAAAGAAATCAGCAGAATCTATGTTGGTACTGAAAGTGGAATTGACAGTTCTAAACCAATTGCTTCTTATTTAATTAGTTTAATGGAGCAAAAATTTGGCGAAGATTCTTTAGCAGAATGCGATGTTGTAGATTTTACTTTTGCTTGTATTGGCGGCGTTGACGCGATGCAAAATTGTCTTGATTTCGTTAAACTAAATCCAAACAAAAAAGCAATTGTAGTTACTTCTGATTTTGCAAAATATGATTTAAACTCAGGCGGAGAATACACACAAGGTGCTGGAGCTGTTGCCATGTTAATTACTGCAAACCCAAAAATTATTGCTTTTGATGATAATTGGGCAACAAGCACAAAAGGTGTTTTTGACTTTTTCAAACCATACAGAACGATTTCTAAAGAAGAAATTACTCAAAATTCTAACAACGATTCTTGGTTTGACAATTTAGAAGCCGAAATTGAAATCCATAAAGATCAGCCGGTTTTTGACGGACAATATTCAAACCAATGTTATATGGATCGTACGCGAAATGCGTATTTTTCATTCAAAAAATTAAAAAATACAACCGAAACTTTATATAACACTTGGCATAGCATCGTGATGCACTTGCCATATTCTTTTCAGGGAAGAAGAATGTTATCTGAAATCTATGCTTTAGATAGTGCCGAAAAAATTATTGCGGATGATATTGCACCTGCAGATTATCAAACAAAAATTAAAGAAGTGGCAAAATCTGAAGATTACAGAAGTTTTGTAACCGAGAAATTACAGCCTGCAGAATTGGCTTCTTCATTAATTGGAAACCTTTATACAGGTTCCATTTTCATGGGATTATTATCGACTCTTGCTCATTTTTATGACACAAATAAAGAAGTTGCTGGAACTAAATTTGGTTTCTTAGCTTACGGAAGCGGATCGAAATCGAAAGTTTTTGAAGGAATGATTCAGCCAGAATGGAAATCGGCATTAGAAAATGTAAAACTTTTCGAAAACTTAGCCGAAAGCGTAGAAATTGATTTCAACACTTACGAAAGTCTTCACAAAAAAGAACAAAAACAAAGCGTCAGAACTCCGAAAAACGAATGGGTATTAGATAGAATTGAAAAAGAAATTCCAGTTTTGATTGGGGCTAGATATTATAAATGGGTGGAATAA
- a CDS encoding LytTR family DNA-binding domain-containing protein, with product MKQLNISIKHNLLVGLLIGLWLFVFAFIVKPFDDGTINFRAWFLISFGFSVMAFFCYGLLAFIQKNFYKRIGKWNVTLEIIAIFLFYILYLIGVFVFYKSPILNGGYSFLEFFSAIFIKVALILTPVIILARRYLIKLIPVKDDVLLFKGENRLDVLKINKADLVCISNAQNYVEIFYIENGKLHSKLIRSSLKKVQDDFDFLMQIHRSHLINPMHFKSWRNSNTIILTQIELPVSRNYKEDLLAL from the coding sequence ATGAAACAACTAAACATTTCCATAAAACATAATCTTCTAGTCGGTTTACTGATTGGTTTATGGCTTTTTGTTTTTGCTTTCATTGTAAAACCCTTTGATGACGGAACTATAAATTTCAGAGCTTGGTTTTTAATCAGTTTTGGATTTAGTGTAATGGCATTTTTCTGTTATGGTCTTTTAGCTTTTATTCAAAAAAACTTTTACAAAAGAATAGGAAAATGGAATGTAACTTTAGAAATAATTGCCATTTTTCTTTTTTATATACTTTATTTAATTGGAGTTTTTGTCTTTTACAAAAGTCCAATTTTAAATGGCGGATATAGTTTTTTAGAATTCTTTTCGGCGATATTTATAAAAGTTGCTTTGATTTTAACTCCGGTAATTATTCTGGCAAGAAGATATTTGATCAAATTAATTCCCGTAAAAGATGATGTTTTATTATTTAAAGGAGAAAACAGATTAGATGTCTTAAAAATCAACAAAGCCGATTTAGTCTGTATTTCGAATGCACAAAATTATGTGGAGATTTTTTATATCGAAAACGGAAAACTTCATTCTAAACTAATTCGTTCTTCGCTTAAAAAAGTTCAGGATGATTTTGATTTTTTAATGCAGATTCATCGTTCCCATTTAATAAACCCAATGCATTTTAAATCTTGGAGAAACTCCAATACAATCATTTTGACTCAAATTGAACTTCCCGTGTCTAGAAATTACAAAGAAGATTTATTGGCTTTGTAA
- a CDS encoding GNAT family N-acetyltransferase, producing the protein MNSKFKIRKIENQDLNFVYKSICELENEVLDFEVFKTIFNENISNPKNLYLIAENENEGLGFISFHTQNLLHHCGLVGEIQEFFIQQKYRGQGVGRLLINEILNFAEENNLKSIEVTTNKKRVENVAIYENLGFTLSHNKFTIYK; encoded by the coding sequence ATGAACTCAAAATTCAAAATAAGAAAGATTGAAAACCAAGACCTAAACTTCGTCTACAAATCAATATGCGAACTCGAAAACGAAGTTTTAGATTTTGAAGTTTTCAAAACAATCTTCAATGAAAATATTTCAAACCCAAAAAATCTTTATCTCATCGCCGAAAACGAAAATGAAGGTTTAGGATTTATTAGTTTTCATACACAAAACCTTCTCCATCATTGCGGATTAGTTGGAGAAATCCAAGAGTTTTTTATTCAACAAAAATATCGTGGTCAAGGCGTTGGAAGATTATTAATAAATGAAATTTTGAATTTTGCAGAAGAGAATAATTTAAAAAGTATCGAAGTAACGACAAATAAAAAAAGAGTAGAAAATGTAGCGATTTATGAAAATCTTGGTTTTACTTTGAGTCATAATAAGTTTACGATTTATAAGTAA